The genomic region CATGAGAGAAACCTTTGTATCTACACATTTGAcataaaaatgccattttattttttCATATGGTTTTTCAAAATAAACTTTAAACTAAGAGCACTTTAGTTTTTTTAACGATGCATAGTATTCAAAGTCTCACGAAGAATCAGGACTCCCTACATGATTGTCTTCCTTTCACAACAATAGTTGTATAGGTGAAATGACAAGATCAACCACCCTAGTCAACCAATTCATCTAAACTTTAGTGAATTTAAAGCTCACATTATGAAGTCAAAATGGGGTTAATTTTTTAATCTTTTTGACATCGTTGCACTTATGAATCAAGGTAATTAGGCTATAATTCAATCTAGCAATATAAAAATCTACCGTGTGAAAATCATCAATGAGCCCCCCCGAATCAAATCCCAAAAATGTGGTAGACCTCAGATGCAGGAACAACGAGTTCTCCTAtgcggctccggctccggcgatGGTAGTGACGGATAAGGTTCCTCCGCACATTGTTATTGGTGTTGGACTTAGGAGACGGTGTGTGCGTCGTCTGGATTTTTTTAGATATGGGTGGATGCTTTATGCGACTTGGTCATGTCGTCGGGGTGATGGTCGACGCTCATGATCTTTGGAGTATTTTTGGGCTTCTTCGATGTTTTTTCTCCGAAGTGGTGACTTACTACGCAGATCATGACCGTCAGTGTCTTTTGGTCTACATCGATGACTTTTTCGCCGCTGCTTCTATAAGCTCCTAGGTTTAAACAAGTTTTCTTCATCAGGATGGAGGTCCAACGGCTGAGACGAGCTTCGCTCATGGCGCGCCTCCGATGGATGTAGAAGGAAGAAGACTTTGGCACCCCTAATAAGGGATTTGATATTTTCCTTTTTCTATAATGCTTATTAATTGGCAGGACCTGTAATATTTAATATATGGCCTCATGCCTTTCGGGGTAAAATCAAAAATATGCTCCGAAGAAGAAGTTCTCCTGTGCCACATTTTTTTTCCCTAAGAAGTACTCCTTTTTGGAAGAGAAGAAGAGGATCTTCTACGCAGGAGTGTACGCAAGAGCCTGCACGAGCGAGTCGGGTCGCGATAACTATGTTTCGCTCGCGCTGATTCTTGTTAGGAATCACCTACAACGCGGCAGCTATTGGGCCGGGCTAGCATTGTACGTGAGCGCGAGTTTTTTTTCCTGTTGGTTTTTGTTCGGGTATCCACTGTTTTAGCAccgttttctttggtttttctctGGCTTTCTTCggctttccctttttcttttcttttatttttatttttttaaacacaAGTGTAAATTTttaatacacattgtacattttcccTATGTACAGCAGAATGTTtttatacacattcaacattttttcaatacacgattaacatttttcaaatatattttttgatgTTTGTTTTTGTcacacacattgtacattttttatgCGTATAATTTTTTTTATATGCGTCTAACATTCTTCAAATACTACAAGATTAACAATTTTTATAcacttgaacatttttcaaatatctGTTAAACATTTTCCAAATTCATGTTGAAACATTTTTTAATGATACAAAGCATTTTTGTAAACTATGCTGGcattttttttacattgtataaactttTTGTAAAGTGTCACGAACATATTTTTGAAATGTGTGAATATATTTTATGTAGCCAGCCTGACGAAACACAATGTTTAATGGGCCGGCTCTGTAGGCGACGCGGTCTTGTGTCTAAAGCGGGACATAGACTCGGCTGTCACGCACACGCGGCGGCTCGTGCCGGCACACGCTGGCAGCTGGCTGACACGGCACACTGCGGCCGCTCCCGGTTAACGGCACCGGAACTCCGGAAGCACCTTATCCGCTCCGAGCCAACCAAGCAATCCTTGGGATTTTGCCGCTCCCGCCCCCGCTCCTCGCCGGCCCGGCGACCACAGGCAGGCAGTCCACGGCCAGGATGGCGGCGTGCCCCGCCGCGACCACGTACGCGCACGGCACTCCGCGCCTCCCCTCCCTCCCCCGCGGCTTGTCCTAACAGacgcgctcctctcctctcctcccctctcctTGGGTGGCATGCAGGGCTCGCGTGGGAGCAGCGCACGGAGGAGGCCTCTGGAGGAGAAGCGGGAGGAGCCCGAGCTTCCCCGCGCGCCCGGCCCGTGGCACGAGCACGGCAGCGCGCGCCTCGGAGCTGCAGcaggcccccgcccccgccgccgccgccgccgtcccgaccCACAAGGTCACCGTCCACGACCGGGAGCGCGGGGTCGTCCACCACTTCCTCGTGCCCCAGGTATGCATCAATGCATGCTGCTGGGTTTGCTTCGCTCTCGCCTCCTCTCGAGGTGGTGCTGATTGGTGTGCGTGCCACGGCCGCTTGCAGGACCAGTACATTCTGCACACCGCGGAGGCGCAGGACATCACGCTCCCCTTCGCCTGCCGCCATGGTAGTATTACATGCTGCCTTAATTTCTCGGCCTCCTCGTCTCATTCTCATGTTACCAATTAGCGCCAACTGAATTATAAGCTCTATTTATTTCATCTAAATCGCCGCAAATGGTTGCTGAATTTTCCTCTAGTTGGTACCAAATCGTTTAACTAGTTCTCCTATCCCTCTGGCTAGCCTATCCTCTTCATTAACTTCATATGATCTATAGAAGCTACTGAATTACGAAATTTGTGGTAATCAGGTTGCTGCACCAGCTGTGCTGTTAGGATAAAATCAGGGCAAATAAGACAGCCTGAAGCTCTTGGAATATCCGCCGACTTAAGAGAGCAGGTAAACCCACTTTGTTGTGCGTGATTGGGATCTTCATGCTCCTTACTGTCAAAACGTTTGTGTGCGGTACTAGTACAATTATTGTCCCGTGATCTGATTAGTTATGTCGTTTGTGTACGCGCTACTGTGTTACTGTCAGATGATCCAGTTaagtttctttttgttttttttttgaactgATCCAGTTCAATTTTatcatttgcattgcatggtgatcaGTGCAACTGTTGGACCAAGCTTTATTACACGTCGCAGTAACCTATTGTTTTATTACCAAGACAACTGATGTAGAGATGAGTTGGTGAGCAGTGACTTGTTAGGACGGATCAAGGTCGACTTCAACTCTGTCTGGTACTCTAGAATTGCCAACTTCTTTCAGTTTTATCACACGAATCGGGTGCGCTATGTGTGCTTCCTATACAGGACGAGGACATATGTTATAGGCTTCGTGAATCATTATGATTCTACCTCTGCAAACTGAAATCATGTTGATGTTGCAATTGTATGGCTTCCTTTTCAGGGCTATGCTTTGTTATGTGTTGGTTACCCATCCTCTGATCTTGAAGTTGAAACGCAAGATGAAGATGAGGCAAGCAATTCTCTTAAGACGCGTAATGAATTTCTAGTTCAAATATGCTATAGGAACTAGTATGAAATATTCTTCTGAATTCCGATGATTGCGCGTCTATCTCAATTTGTAGGTATATTGGCTCCAGTTTGGAAGATACTTTGCGCGGGGGCCTGTTGTAAGTATAGCCAACTTTGCTTATTTGAGAAGAGCGGTTTCATGTTATTGGCACCCCTCTCTCCTTAAATATGTGCATCTTTCAAACTTTGCTGAGATGAAATCGACCCGTCTTTCTATTTCAGGACAGAGATGATTACGCGCTAGAGCTTGCAATGGGAGACGAGTGAAACGTGACTGACAGGTTGGAGCCATCACAAACTTGAGTCTCTGCAACCTCATCCAATTCTGACACTCTGTCTCCACTCTTTTCAGCGGTACGGTTTTTAAGCTGCGGTTTGTAGGTTATATAGAGTTGCAAAAAAGACTTGATTTGCAAgtggagaaagaagagaaaacaaaaAGACCCCTCTGCTCAATGCTCTCTGTGTTTTTGCAAATTTGCTGTGCAAATATGCTTCTTGCAGAGATGCCATCCTTTTTGCTCCTCTGTATTCACAGTAGACGAAGAACGCTATGGACTGTATGTATGTAAAAAGCTGTGAACTTGTAGTACCTACTTATTTAGCACCTCAACTCGATCTTGAGTGCAACGAAATGATGCTTCTGGCTGTGAAGGCGGGACGTTTCAGTTGATGTTGATTATTATTCTGTAGCTTCAGAGTGGTTGAATGCCTAGCCTGTAGGAATGTGGTCGACAACATACATTTCTAATGGTAGCGATATATAGGAGCACAACTCAGAAGTTGTtaaattttaaaaattattttgaGTGCATTAACATGATATATGTCCAGCTAGCATGTATGAGATTGTCATCTACGGTGCTCATCCTTGGATATGGATACGAAATACGGGAAAAGAACATTTTCCAAAAATGGACTCACATGGATAAGGCAAGTATATGTATAGGCGGTGAATAAAATGGTTCAACGACGCATTACAAACCAAATTAAtaataagtgttggaaatatgagcaatttaccaaatgattttattaacagaaacactaaataaagcatgactaatatagaagagataaaacaagtcatgggttctgacagagagaaggtaaatagcttctgcatatatgaaccgtagcctaTCATATTTAAAGCAGACAGTATAACAAGTAgtatatatgaagtagaacctaacatgtGTAGGACAAGGACTAGAATAAGGAACTGTGACAGAACCTTTAACAGGAAAGACAAGAACACgcacgggacagcagcagcagaagcgctggacttggggtcggtgtcctcgcctgccatgtcgtcgaggaggtcctggacgtcggggaagaagtcgtcgtcggggaagtagtcgtcggtgaccggatcgtccgtgatgaagcagccagtagtcgcgctgagcgctccccaaaaaccttatcacccttctcccgtacaggactcaaaaggtgcggtttcggaggcctactggcccgacgtgcggtgcacgctgcaagccgggatgggaaagatcgtagcagcagcgcagtgctcaggaactttgtggcgagaggaaggggatcttctggtgtgtctctctggagaggagcgtcctctcttatataggcacaggagaaggacgcgaagaggctgcgacgggaggtgaagcaacgaagggagacgaagcgaacaggcagcggccgaagaggcgcgccgttcgaatTCAGTATCCACTATAGAAAAACGTTTCAACTCccacgtgacctttcgtatacccgtcatgcgtggcaaaaatttagacatcggctcggctcattcccgcaacccgcaacccgcgccgcgtcgtgacgaggcgaggcgaggcgaggcgtggcgtggcgaggcgggcggcagaggaggagctcgcgtggatatccctcttgttctcatgctcgtacaagtggggagagaacctcccttataaagaggtccaactcccactcaactagcaatgtgggactaaacttttgttccacctcttgccttgcacaaatgggctgtgtgggcctctaggatttattaggaatttttgaaactgctattgggctaggcccaaaatggacaaaattccagcaatcctccaccagatcccagaggcacacaataatttgcctttggttccaaaacagtgtttgatataccggtactgcagtggagactgttaagttgaacttccacctagaactctatgctacactagtaagcaacttgaacagtggactgggccttgaactgcaagttttctgtgaatctagcttcacataaagccttgaccgatacgtggctaccgtgggtcttccccgcgggtggagcttatgcgtcatactccgtgacctttcatgagtttactagagagaaccctactctcatagattgcgacgtttgacaatcagactcatatatgtgtgttcttcaaaagatgttctgcaggataacatgtctgcttaaataagccacttagaacacattaagatatacatcaacctgccatgcagataaggagagtattgcatcttcatgtaGTGGTATTGTGAAtaataaggatactctcctctcagttgaccaacagcttgtcttccacatctaattcacgggatctccgatcacaaagaataggttaccactgtgaacaactcatattgtgggtctcatacccatctccctcgatgcattatctatcacattacgtgatagacccttagtaaaaggatctgccggatttttagacg from Triticum aestivum cultivar Chinese Spring chromosome 4A, IWGSC CS RefSeq v2.1, whole genome shotgun sequence harbors:
- the LOC123087269 gene encoding ferredoxin C 2, chloroplastic yields the protein MAACPAATTARVGAAHGGGLWRRSGRSPSFPARPARGTSTAARASELQQAPAPAAAAAVPTHKVTVHDRERGVVHHFLVPQDQYILHTAEAQDITLPFACRHGCCTSCAVRIKSGQIRQPEALGISADLREQGYALLCVGYPSSDLEVETQDEDEVYWLQFGRYFARGPVDRDDYALELAMGDE